One genomic segment of Amycolatopsis granulosa includes these proteins:
- a CDS encoding HAMP domain-containing sensor histidine kinase, which translates to MSSNPQAEHAHPRRLLPSSLRGKLIAQVIALLALVCLVVGLVTEVALRSFLYHQLDDRLVAASERGTRQPPPGSWNGSPIQPPPDSLRVPGQGIGTLAVAVFPDGTTRAGVLRGSHTGSADNPFPSDPVPAGQLRTLLALPSDGKRRSVDLGTLGGYRVVSVRAPDGTLLVTGLPLAEVDETLWRLGFVFGGVALGGLLLAGGLGAITIRRTMRPLDRLADTAAKVSQLPLDRGEVALSIRVPPVDTDTRTEVGKVGAAFNQMLGHVGAALNARQASESRVRQFVADASHELRTPLAAIRGYAELARRSGEAVPPDIAFAMGRVESESARMTTLVEDLLLLARLDSGRHRVYEPVDFSRIVADAVSDAHVAGRDHRWLLDVPADPITVVGDAGQLHQVVLNLLNNARTHTPPGTAVTTRLSTEDGEVVLRVTDDGPGVPPEVLPTVFERFARGDTSRSRAAGSTGLGLAIVAAVVTAHRGRVGVQSKPGHTEFTVRFPS; encoded by the coding sequence ATGTCCTCAAACCCGCAGGCTGAGCACGCCCACCCGCGGCGGCTCCTGCCCTCCTCCCTGCGCGGCAAGCTGATCGCGCAGGTCATCGCGCTGCTCGCGCTCGTGTGCCTGGTCGTCGGCCTGGTCACCGAGGTCGCGTTGCGCAGCTTCCTCTACCACCAGCTCGACGACCGGCTGGTGGCCGCGAGCGAGCGCGGCACGCGTCAGCCGCCCCCGGGTTCGTGGAACGGCTCGCCGATCCAGCCGCCGCCGGACTCGCTGCGGGTACCGGGACAGGGCATCGGCACGCTGGCGGTCGCGGTCTTCCCGGACGGCACCACCCGGGCCGGCGTGCTGCGCGGCTCGCACACCGGATCGGCGGACAACCCGTTCCCCAGCGACCCGGTGCCGGCCGGCCAGTTGCGCACCCTGCTCGCACTGCCCAGCGACGGCAAGCGGCGCAGCGTCGACCTCGGCACCCTCGGCGGCTACCGGGTCGTGTCGGTGCGGGCGCCGGACGGCACGCTGCTCGTCACCGGCCTCCCGCTCGCCGAGGTCGACGAAACCCTGTGGCGGCTCGGGTTCGTCTTCGGCGGTGTCGCGCTCGGCGGCCTGCTCCTCGCCGGCGGGCTCGGCGCGATCACCATCCGCCGCACCATGCGCCCGCTGGACCGGCTCGCCGACACCGCGGCCAAGGTGTCCCAGCTGCCGCTCGACCGCGGTGAGGTCGCGCTGTCGATCCGGGTGCCGCCGGTGGACACCGACACCCGCACCGAGGTCGGCAAGGTCGGCGCGGCGTTCAACCAGATGCTCGGGCACGTCGGCGCGGCGCTGAACGCGCGGCAGGCCAGTGAGAGCCGGGTGCGGCAGTTCGTCGCCGACGCGAGCCACGAGCTGCGCACCCCGCTCGCCGCCATCCGCGGTTACGCCGAGCTGGCCCGGCGCAGCGGGGAGGCGGTGCCACCGGACATCGCGTTCGCGATGGGCCGCGTGGAGTCCGAGTCGGCCCGGATGACCACCCTCGTCGAGGACCTGCTGCTGCTCGCGCGCCTGGACTCCGGGCGGCACCGCGTCTACGAGCCGGTCGACTTCTCCCGGATCGTGGCCGATGCGGTGTCCGACGCGCACGTCGCCGGGCGCGACCACCGGTGGCTGCTCGACGTCCCGGCGGATCCGATCACCGTCGTCGGTGACGCCGGCCAGCTGCACCAGGTCGTGCTCAACCTGCTCAACAACGCCCGCACGCACACCCCGCCGGGCACCGCGGTCACCACCCGTCTGTCCACAGAGGATGGTGAAGTCGTGCTGCGCGTGACCGACGACGGGCCGGGCGTCCCGCCGGAAGTCCTGCCCACCGTGTTCGAGCGGTTCGCCCGCGGCGACACCTCCCGCTCCCGCGCGGCCGGCAGCACCGGGCTCGGACTGGCCATCGTGGCCGCCGTCGTCACCGCCCACCGCGGTCGCGTCGGCGTGCAGAGCAAGCCGGGTCACACCGAATTCACGGTGCGTTTCCCCAGCTAG
- a CDS encoding bifunctional glycosyltransferase family 2/GtrA family protein, whose product MTTPADASRAPRPAGSSQRSTSPVLDVVIPVYNEEADLAPCVRRLHAYLSDALPYPFRITVADNASTDGTLAIAHALAAELPGVRVRHVDEKGRGRALNTAWSASDAQVLAYMDVDLSTDLAALLPLVAPLISGHSDLAIGSRLARGARVVRGPKREFISRCYNLILRGALAARFTDAQCGFKAVRADVARRLLPLVEDTGWFFDTELLVLAQRAGLRIHEVPVDWVDDPNSSVDIVATATADLKGVARMVRGCTRGTLPIGQIRAQLGRHPIAVTEPGVPPTLARQLVRFAAIGVGSTLAYLVLYVLLRTGAGAQPANLIALLVTAVANTAANRRFTFGVRGVKGAGRHQFDGLVVFGLGLALTSGALALLHSAGEPGRFAELAVLVLANLAATVLRFLLFRNWVFRKNR is encoded by the coding sequence ATGACGACCCCCGCCGACGCCTCGCGCGCACCTCGGCCGGCCGGCTCATCGCAGCGCAGCACGTCCCCGGTCCTCGACGTCGTGATCCCCGTGTACAACGAGGAGGCCGACCTCGCGCCCTGCGTGCGCCGCCTGCACGCCTACCTGTCCGACGCGCTGCCGTACCCGTTCCGCATCACCGTCGCCGACAACGCCAGCACGGACGGCACGCTCGCCATCGCGCACGCACTCGCCGCCGAACTGCCGGGTGTGCGGGTCCGCCACGTCGACGAGAAGGGCCGCGGCCGGGCGCTCAACACCGCGTGGTCGGCCTCCGACGCCCAGGTGCTCGCCTACATGGACGTGGACCTGTCCACCGACCTCGCCGCGCTGCTGCCGCTGGTCGCGCCGCTGATCTCCGGGCACTCGGACCTCGCGATCGGCTCCCGGCTCGCCCGCGGCGCCCGCGTGGTGCGCGGACCCAAGCGCGAGTTCATCTCCCGCTGCTACAACCTGATCCTGCGCGGCGCGCTCGCCGCGCGGTTCACCGACGCGCAGTGCGGCTTCAAGGCGGTCCGCGCCGACGTCGCCCGCCGGCTGCTGCCGCTGGTCGAGGACACCGGCTGGTTCTTCGACACCGAGCTGCTCGTCCTCGCGCAGCGCGCCGGCCTGCGGATCCACGAGGTGCCGGTCGACTGGGTGGACGACCCGAACTCGTCGGTCGACATCGTCGCGACCGCCACCGCCGACCTGAAGGGGGTCGCCCGCATGGTCCGGGGCTGCACGCGGGGCACGCTGCCGATCGGCCAGATCCGCGCCCAGCTCGGCCGGCACCCGATCGCCGTGACCGAACCCGGCGTACCACCGACACTGGCCCGGCAGCTGGTCCGCTTCGCCGCGATCGGGGTCGGCAGCACGCTGGCCTACCTGGTGCTCTACGTCCTGCTGCGAACCGGAGCCGGTGCGCAGCCGGCGAACCTGATCGCGCTGCTGGTCACCGCGGTCGCGAACACCGCGGCCAACCGCCGGTTCACCTTCGGTGTGCGCGGCGTAAAGGGCGCCGGGCGGCACCAGTTCGACGGACTCGTCGTCTTCGGCCTCGGGCTCGCCCTGACCAGTGGTGCGCTCGCGTTGCTGCACTCCGCCGGGGAACCCGGCCGGTTCGCCGAGCTGGCGGTGCTCGTCCTGGCCAACCTGGCCGCGACCGTCCTGCGGTTCCTGCTGTTCCGCAACTGGGTCTTCCGGAAGAACCGATAG